Below is a genomic region from Phalacrocorax carbo chromosome 10, bPhaCar2.1, whole genome shotgun sequence.
GCTGACAGGCTCCTCACCCAGTTAGGATATGACATTCATGAAAGAAAATTGAGATAATctatgctatttaaaaaaaaaaaaaaaaaaaaaaagtaactagCACAAGGAGCACTTGGAAACGGTGCTggccaaaattaaaaaaaaaaagatcacttATCTAAAAGCGATCAGAAGGTAGGCTACAGAATTGCAAAGACACTCCTCACACATTGTTCCCTGCAGTGATGCTGCTATCGAAATTTTTCTCTCTATTCTGAAAGCCAAGATCTTTCATGTAGGGCTCAGGGGCTTTTGTCTCAGAGACAGCTGGGTAGAACACAACCCCTTTTCTTCACACATACGCGACTAAACAGTCAGAACCTTGCAGAATTCTAAGATTTTCTCTGGAAACATACCAGACGAAATACCCTCCCCCAACCAACTGTTCCAATGGATTGACATAATATTATTTTACCTCCTGTAGCAACAAATTcactgtgtggttttttttcaaaacaacaacagaTCAGACATTCTGGGAGACAACACGACTATTATTTTCCCTAAAAGGTTTGCTACACAaacaatatttgaaaagaatattttcaatttttttctgtttgtttagtGCTCTAATGATGAAACTATCCCACGTAGAGTCTACAGATAAGATAACAAGTTATCACATTTAAACATGCATTAAAGGCATCTCTTCAGAAGTTAGTAGTGCTTCATTTCATCTGACTCCTTGGATCAAGCATATCAgatagtggggtttttttcctgccctaCATCATATGGAGAAGTTGGTATTTTCTGCttaaatcagaagaaatttaATATGACTCTGTCCTTTTCACCTATCTGGCCACTTATCTTGTTTCGTTTGCAAATATCATATGTATTCTCTTGAGATAAAAATAGTGCAAGATGATTAGTTAGGCAAGTTCATTTGACACCATTCCCCCTTCGTGACGCTGAAATCTAAAATCTGTATATGGTATACAACTTAAAGTATATATATGCAAGCTCAACTCTGCTGGAGACACACAGCAAGTACGTTCCTCCCAATCAGACTGCTTCCTTATCCAGTCAAGAAGACCACAAAGGTAAGCTGATTAGAtcctctgctttcagaaaaagaaacacaaaagcaaaatgctcCCTAAATGGAAAGTGCCTATGGAATTAAAATATCTATTCTTATACCAGCTTCCAGTATGTCATATCTTTACAAGCTAACATAGGATAGATACGGCATTCAGATCGCAGGATGGATGCTGCAATTTTTAGGTTTTCCTTCAACTCTTCCTGTCAGCAGTGAGAATTGGGTGAATGGCAGAGCTCCAAATTATCTTGCCTAGTGCTGAGAGGGGAAGTACTTTGCACAAGAAGCCACTGGGACACAATAATTGCTAGCAAAACTAAAGTAACTCCTCTGGCTTAGCTGGAGAAGTACCCATTGTCATCAGCATGAATTTGTCCCACTGTCTCCTTACACCTTCTGAGATATTCAAAAACGGACTGAAATAATTGACAATTTCCTCTGCTGCAAACCAACAGGTACAGAGGCAGCCATTTCATGGTTTAGGAAAAGTTTAAACCTGCATGTAGATCTCAAACCAGAGCACAGACTATAAATGGTTACCGGCATTGGTTTCTTTCTCAtgaatgctgctttctgtgcttaGACAGGAAGAATGCTGTTGTGGAAGATCAGTTAGGGATTaatgaaaagatatttctgtTCTCTTGTGGCTTTCAAGAATATCTTTTCTATGCCTTAGTTCCCCGTCCTTGGTTAACATGAAGCTACTTTACATTAACGTTGCAAGTATTACGTTGTAACCCATCTGCACTGGTGTGTGCAGTTTACCAAACTGCAAATGCAATGACTCTATGTTCACACTGAAAAAATGGATTAGAAATTCAGGCCTTGTAGCATTTTCTTAAGCTATATATATTACATTGGCAAACTACTGCAGCTGTTGGTGGCTGAATGGGACAAAGAGTATCTTTTGTCAAAGGCTGCTGTATCAGAAGAAAATGCCTCCTCTGCTCTACTAGGAATGAATATTAAGCCTCAGTACCTCTGTTCGAAGCACATCAATATACTGAAATGCCAaaatctggattttaaaaatctggtttaTTATCACCTACGTGGAATGAAAACACCACAATATACTCAAGAAAACTTTTTTATAAAGCTATCATGAAATGTAGTCTTTCAATGACACAGCAGCCCAGCAAGCCATATATATAGTGTAGTTACATTTATTGTTAAAACTAAACAGAGGAAGAACTTACTCTCCAAATTTAAATTTCCTTGGAATGAGTAAAATTATTATGACTTATtctacattattttcattttttttaaaagatcattACACCTATTGATAATAATACTATGGTTTTTTAACTCCGATTACATTTATTCCAGATATAGTTCTAGGGGGCATACTGAGCCTTACCTTTTATGTATACTGTAAATTTATGCCGATTTTAATTGAGTAATAATCcacctccaaaaaaacccacacagaagTAATGAAGTTTTGTGGTGCTAGACACCTTTGATTCGCTCTCCCAGTGCAGTACAGGCATCTTCCTGAAGCCCCACACTCTCTCCCGCATGCAGAATTCCTCCCTCATTACCCAGCTTTAAGTGGAAGCACCTGCTGCAGACATCTGTTACAGTATACTCCGCTTACAATTAGATGAATAATGTCTCCCCTATCATATACTGTCACAGCAGCAACTTCAAATAGAGCCATGAAAGAGGTAGAGAAGTAATTTTAATGACTAAGTAGCtcacatttaatttattttacagttcaaCAATGGCCATCACTGACATCCTTTCTGCTAAAGATATTGAAtctgctctctccagctgccagggtaAGGAGTGGTCTTTCTGCAGCCAGAAGATGCATATCATTTTTATGTCTTAAGATGACATACCTATCATTTTTGCCTTAGATTCCTTCCCTGTGAGATCTCTTTCTAGCTACATTATATTATAGCCCCTTGAATGCAGAAAGTCTTACAAGTGGTTATTTGGTGGGTAACATTCCCcaaaacacagagcagcaaTTAAAGGGCCACAGTTTCAGTAGGGCTGGCTTAACTCTAAACTCTGTCAAATTTTAAACCTGTTAAAGACTTATATTTAAATAGTTagccttttcctttaaaatgtcaaaaacaCCTCAGCCTGCAGAATCAAAGTGTCATCTATGAAGCAATTCTGTACTTCAAAACTGTGCAACACTGTGACCAGCCTCAGTTCTCTTAAGAGTTCCTCAGCAAGATCAAGCCAATTTTCCAAATGCTCAAAGAGCTAGTTTGACTGTGGATTATGTGCTTTTCTACCAAACACTTCACCAAAGTAAGGACTAAGTGAAAACGAAGTCAGAATTATAGGAGTTGATCTGTAAGtcacagtaaatatttattattaattgcATAAGACATATTGCATAAATCCTGATTTAGCAGAATGTGCATTGTAGCAGAAAACTTCAAAACTGACTGAAAGGATATATGACTACAGGCACAGAGTGATTAAGAAGGGAAATTAGCCACTGTATCTTCCTTGTTGCTACACTGGGCAACAAGAGAaagaggagcaggctgatgcttaagaaaatacatacatattccCAAGGAATACATACAGGAGTAGCAAAttcaagggaaaatatttaaacaactTCCCTTTCTTCCAGCTGATGATTCCTTCAACTACAAGTCTTTCTTCTCCACGGTTGGTTTATCCAGCAAAACTCCTGATcagataaagaaaatttttgGAATCCTCGATCAGGACAAGAGTGGTTTCATTGAAGAAGATGAGCTTCAGTAAGTACTGTTCAGCTGCTGTATTTCCTTAAACAATGTAAACTTGTGAACTTTCTCCTTGTCCTAGAAGAACcatgctgttattttaaaaataaaacacaattctttttctttccttgaattTGTGAGGATTTCCTCAGATATTAAGAGCAGGCATTACCTTCTGGGGTTTTTGACACGGGTttatgaaaaccagaaataccAAGGACGTTTCAGAGAATAAAACTGAAGCACAGTACTCTACCCTGTTCTATTTCAggctgtttctgaaaaatttctctTCAAGTGCCAGAGTCCTCACCTCTGCAGAGACCAAGGCTTTTATGGCTGCAGGTGACACTGATGGTGATGGCAAAATTGGAGTGGAAGGTAAGACTTTTGGAAACTTCATAaaattttgtggtttaaaatgCACGCATTTAGGGCTGCATTTAAACTCTGGCAAGAAGAATACATCCGAGTATTTTGGCCTGGTACTTTCTGCCACAACTTTTATACTACCAAATACTCCTTTATTTTCATAGCTTTATTCCCACTTGGTCTCTGTTGCAGCAACAGCATATTTAGGCTTATTATAGAGCCTGTCCTTCCAATCAATAATAACAGCTTTGGGGTTAATTCTGCTGTGTGTCTGATCCATAGACTCAGTGtgccagatttttaaaacatccacAACATCTATTCATTCTTTGAATTTCCATTTCAGCAGTGGATACTCTGCGCTTCTGGCCATACGACACACtcatttttaaatgcacttCCACCTACATAAACTTATTTCTTCATCTATGATTATCAAACATTGGGCAATATTACTGAGTGGTTAATTCAGTAATATAAAATAAGACTGGTATTGTTTTTCAAGGCTAGAACTGCTGCAATGCAGCACAGAATTTTGTGCTGGAGAATTATCTGATAAGTGCAAATTTCACGGGGCAGTCCtacaagaaatgaaataaaattcctaAAGAAAACCTCACAGGGATGATGTGAACTGGCCAGgatatttcttttagaaatcgcagcaaaggaaaataggaCATTATGCATCATATATTAGAGATGAAGTCACTGAAAACAGGGCTGTCTCAGCTGAACTAGGACAGGTGGCAGTAACTCTAACAGACACACGTGCTAATCTTAGCCAGAGcttgggaggagagagagataCACTGTTGGCGGAATTTGCTTtagcagcagcttctgcagcttctgTTTATGAGCCCCAAATAGGGCATTAAATTATGCAGATCTTAGCCCTTAACCATTGAATCTCCCGTTCTGAAACTACACCActactgatattttttctttggaataacaaaaccaaaaaatctcTCAAACTGAAAGCTACAGGCTCGACCTAATTCACTCTCTGCTTCCTTGGCTTTTATCAGAGTTTGTAATGGGTTAAAGATAGTTTACCTTTAACTCAGGATTTCCCACAAATATGAATTTACAGACGCACTCCTCCTCTCTGCACTTACTCTTTTTAAGGAGTGAAAAATCTGTTACGCCCCCAGAATCCCAGTTTAGCAGTAGCTTGTACAGTGTTATAATAACTTTGGGAGCCCTCCATGACTAGgaatttaagtaatttttatctGTCTTTTCTAAAGATGTGAAAAATCACTTTCATCTAGTTTTATTCCCtacctttctcattttcttctttgacaGAATTCCAATCTCTGGTGAAGGCATAAACAGCATTAGACCAAAGGCAACCTTGGACTGACTCTTCCAATTACCTCGTCCAACAAGCACTTCGCACTCAGCATGTGtttgtacatttttatattgtttcagGCGTTAGCAATTCCCCATACATCAAGTTCACACAGTGGATTGCTGAGAAATCTTGCAATATACAGATGTTTTGGTCACATGGTATTGTTACATTTCCATTGTAAAGAAGGCACTTTGTGATTTTCAACTACTCATAATATTGAAATTGTggctggaagaggggaaaaaaatttaaaaaaaaacaaacttgggggggaaaagctgctttttaaattgtgtttagGTTTTCCATCCTCATACTTGACCATGCTGACTTGCCAGACACAGTTTTGATCATCTTAAACAATATGACATCTTTTAAGGCTTAATTTGTATTGATTTCATTGAGTTTTACTTCTGCTTAATTCCCTGATCCTTGAGGAAAAGCAATGCTAACAAGATagccaaaaataatttatgttgaGTCCCAACCCtgtgaatatgagaaaaaaaaattataagagGACTTGACACATAGCTCAAAGCATGGAATAAGTTTGTGGgtaattttacaaaattaagtACTAGGCTACAGCATGTATCATCAGAAAGTGTTTATGGCCTAAAATGTAACTCTCCCTTATGAAGATTTATCTTTCATGAAATCTAAGGCAGCTGTGAGATAGAGGAGAAGGGACTAATCCTAACTCTGACACTGTCACATGTCACAGTCCCCTGACAACACGGGGTTGTCCCATGGAGGTTTTCCCATGAATTATGAACATGTTGCTTATTATCTCTTAATATACATAAAACAATAATACTATGTCATATTTGtgaatttctgtgtttcctACAAATGAAACAACTGCCAGTGTTGCTGTCTGATTACCTTAAAGCTGTTACATTGCTAAATAATGGCCATTACTCAATTCTTTCATTTATTATGTGAACAATAATATATATAATCCATAATGTTAGCTATTTTCTTAAGTCTGAAAATTACTGAGAACTAGTCTTTCCTTTGATAAGTGTTTTACAGGATTTAGAGCTAGTTATAGCATTGTCTTCATTAATGGACAAAGTAAACAATATTCATGGTTAAATGCAGAGCTCAATAGACTGAGAAGCTGTTGTGCATTTCTGGCTGAGTGGGGAAATTTCCCTACCAATATTTAGTTGTCTTCTTTCCCATCTATCATGACGTAGTTCCAGCTCACAAGTAGACTATCATTTTAATACTCCCTGCTGAAACTGGATGATAATTATAACATAATTTGGCAGCTGTTTCGAAGAAGAGCAGAAACAAAGCCTTCTGGAACTTTTATGTAACATTCAGTGTTGGCATTTCCATGAATTGCGAGATGATTATGTGAGGCAAGTGCAGCTCACTCATACCCAGGCATGTAAGAGAGCTGTTTGGCAGATTTAAGATGGCTAATGCAAAAGAGGAATTCTAGCAATCAGACTCACTGAAGCCTTGGCAGAATTATAATGAATATAAATCCTAATTCTATCCCCACTGCCTTTGATGTTAAATCTGGGCTTAAATTATAGCTGCTGTTAATTGcagtactgaaatattttgcataatgATGAGACACTGTTGGTTCCTTTTACCTTATTCATTTCCCtatctgctgaagaaaaaaaaaacgcaGAGCAATCTAGATCTGCAGCAATATACAGATGTAATATATACATTAGCTCTTCACACTGCTAATCACTAAAATATCATGTCACTACTTCACAAGCAGATGGGACACACAATACCGTAAGTGACAGACCTGATACTGCATTCCTTGCACATCTGAAAGTCTCATGTGGAATGCAAGAAATGCAAGACTACATAGTGGCCTATCCTGTATTTCAGAGATGCTAAACAACTGCACATCACTGCCTTCTGTTGCCACAAGGGGGAATTAAGTACTTCTGAGAATCAGGCAATTCTTGTGTATGTTGCAACTTTACGTAAAACTTAGTGAATTTTGTTTATGAGAAAATCTGCTCTTCATAAACAGTAACTCATGGCAAGAAGGTCAGTTTAAACCTTATTAAAGCCATCCAGCCATTTCATTAGAAGGAATTACAATAAAAGACCAAAAAGTCCCCAATttcaaaaaaaagcccagagacTGTTCAGCTAAAACAACATCTAGTCTCTGTTAAGTCTTCTATTGGCAATAGGATCCACATTTTTAGAGCTGACCAAACTagaagagaatatttttcacCTAAAGGAAACAAACTCCAAAACCATAAAGTTTTCTTGGAAGGTTCATTTCAACAAATTTAAGTTCAGCCAGCGGCAGGCTTCAATTTTCTTAGGGAATGGCATGGCATGTTCTCTGAACTTGACAATGTCATTGTGCTGGAGAAAACTTTGATAGCAGGATGTCTACATGGATGCCATCTGAAGTAGTAAAGAGGCAAATGGTGACGTCACAACATTACCACAATTAAGGTATATAATGTCAGAGCAATTCATGCTGGAAAGGTTCTCTGTAGGCCAGCTTAGGGCACACTGCTCTAAGCTGAGTTTGAGCGTTTTCAAGGATGGAGGCTCTATAACTGCTCTGGGCAATCTAATAAGTAAGGATTAAATCCTCAGCATCAAGCTTTTATGAATAAAGGACACAAAACACTGCTGAGTACacagttaaaaaccaaaattctgTTAGAAATTGTTTATGCTACATCAAATCAGAAGGGATCTAACAACACCCTGTATTATCACACTGATAACCTGTTCTCAGGTTTACAGTAAGACTGTCCTACTCAGTGTACTACTCAGTGTAATGCTGATTCATAATTCCCAGGGTAAAGGAAATGTGGGTGGCAGGTCTGAGTTCACCGAGTCCAGAGGCTGTGAGTTCTCATACACACTTCAGTCCCCTCATTACCCTGTATGAACAGTTTAACCTCTAATCCTCCCAAAACTTCTTGTGAAATAAAGACATACTATGAACTCTTTAAGTGGGAActaaacacaaagaaatttaTTGTCCTACACAAGCTCTTAGAAAAAGGATATAGAGGGCCAGAGTGTTTTGAACTCAACATCCCAAGCCCATCCTAGTGCTCTAGCCACTCGATCCATCATCCCTCTTAAACCAAAATTTTGGGTTGTCCTGATAAAGGAGCAGAATCATGCATAAGATAAAATCTTATAGTGGAAGCTGGCTGCCTCCTAACTTCATGTTCCTTTGGAAATCCCACCCCTTTGTAAACTTCAGATTCAATTTCAGCTCTCCAACTGTTCAAAATCTCACAGTCATCTTCTAACATGTAAGAGAGCACAGAAAGAAGCAAGGGGATGCTGGAACATTCATTGCACACACAGACTGGTAAAGTTTCTTTGAGATAGCAGCCAGCCCATGTGGA
It encodes:
- the LOC104051462 gene encoding parvalbumin, thymic; this translates as MAITDILSAKDIESALSSCQADDSFNYKSFFSTVGLSSKTPDQIKKIFGILDQDKSGFIEEDELQLFLKNFSSSARVLTSAETKAFMAAGDTDGDGKIGVEEFQSLVKA